In a single window of the Antedon mediterranea chromosome 1, ecAntMedi1.1, whole genome shotgun sequence genome:
- the LOC140043269 gene encoding craniofacial development protein 2-like, which translates to MCLGRCRKSLNTGSLNVRGIRSDFQKRELASDAAKYKLDILGVQSHHLAGSDVIQIRPDDNKGRYDFFYTGPANNTRHGVGILVESSFKAEFKEISERVITARINIESRGGKPGSRRRPKPRNVLFVYAYAPTLEHSEQQPWDRDRFYDEVQEALNEAKNRDILILAGDMKAKTGDSHHDYPQCVGRYGKGKTNNNGTQLVECALRNNLVLTNTMFKHKMSHRTTWECPQRRDQHNDQKSGEIRRLRLHSS; encoded by the coding sequence ATGTGTTTGGGAAGGTGTAGAAAGTCTTTAAACACAGGAAGTTTAAATGTTCGCGGTATTAGAAGCGATTTTCAGAAACGAGAACTAGCCAGCGATGCAGCTAAATACAAGCTTGACATTCTCGGGGTCCAATCGCACCACCTGGCGGGTAGCGATGTCATTCAAATCAGGCCTGACGATAACAAAGGCAGATATGATTTCTTCTACACTGGACCCGCAAACAACACAAGACATGGCGTTGGAATTCTAGTTGAGAGCAGTTTTAAAGCAGAATTTAAGGAAATATCGGAGAGAGTAATTACAGCCCGAATCAACATAGAAAGTAGAGGAGGTAAGCCTGGGTCGAGGCGTAGGCCAAAACCCAGGAATGTACTTTTCGTATACGCATATGCACCTACTTTAGAACATAGTGAACAACAACCTTGGGATAGAGATAGGTTCTATGACGAAGTACAAGAAGCATTAAATGAAGCAAAAAACAGAGATATCTTAATATTAGCTGGAGATATGAAGGCAAAAACGGGGGATAGCCATCATGATTACCCACAATGTGTAGGAAGATATGGTAAAGGAAAAACGAACAATAATGGAACACAGCTAGTTGAATGTGCACTAAGAAATAATCTAGTACTAACAAATACCATGTTTAAACATAAGATGTCACATAGGACTACGTGGGAATGCCCGCAGAGACGCGATCAGCATAACGATCAGAAGAGTGGAGAGATCAGACGATTACGATTACATTCTAGTTAA